The following are from one region of the Chitinophagales bacterium genome:
- a CDS encoding molecular chaperone DnaJ, with the protein MEYKDYYKILGVDKNATEEQIKKAYRHLAKKYHPDKNKGDKVAEEKFKEVSEAYEVLKDPEKRKKYDQLGANWKQFQQSGGSAEGFDWSQWTGPGGATFHFEGDPHAFFGSGSGFSEFFETIFGGMGGARRGRSGFGGQTKGYKGQDYQAEITLTLEEAYHGTSRIFEINGKKIRITIKPGTEDGQLLRVKGQGAPGIRGGEAGDLYVKVRIAPHPRFERQGDDLLQTFPVHLYTAVLGGEAEVPTLSGQVKVKIPAGTQNGKVLRLRGKGMPKYNRPNEYGDMLIKIQVVIPERLSAEERGLFEKLKKLSDTKTNTYV; encoded by the coding sequence ATGGAATACAAGGATTATTATAAAATCTTGGGAGTGGATAAGAACGCCACCGAAGAGCAAATAAAAAAAGCCTATCGGCACCTGGCAAAAAAGTATCACCCCGACAAAAACAAGGGGGATAAAGTCGCTGAAGAGAAGTTTAAGGAAGTAAGCGAGGCCTATGAAGTGCTGAAAGACCCTGAGAAAAGAAAGAAATACGATCAGCTGGGCGCCAACTGGAAACAGTTTCAGCAAAGTGGAGGCAGTGCGGAAGGATTTGACTGGAGCCAGTGGACGGGTCCGGGAGGAGCAACTTTTCATTTTGAAGGAGATCCACATGCGTTTTTCGGCAGCGGTAGCGGCTTTTCAGAATTTTTTGAAACCATTTTTGGTGGCATGGGCGGGGCCAGACGTGGCCGGAGTGGCTTTGGAGGCCAGACTAAGGGATACAAAGGCCAGGATTATCAGGCCGAAATCACCCTTACGCTGGAAGAGGCCTACCACGGCACTTCCCGTATTTTTGAGATTAATGGAAAAAAAATACGTATCACCATAAAACCCGGAACGGAAGATGGCCAGTTGCTGAGAGTGAAAGGGCAGGGTGCTCCGGGTATCAGAGGAGGTGAGGCCGGTGATCTGTATGTAAAAGTCAGAATTGCACCCCATCCGCGTTTTGAACGTCAGGGGGATGATTTGTTGCAAACATTCCCCGTACATCTTTATACTGCTGTGCTGGGTGGAGAGGCGGAGGTGCCCACCTTGTCAGGACAGGTTAAAGTCAAAATTCCTGCGGGCACCCAAAACGGAAAAGTGCTGCGCCTGCGCGGGAAAGGAATGCCTAAATACAATCGCCCCAATGAGTATGGGGATATGCTCATTAAGATTCAGGTAGTGATCCCAGAACGGTTATCGGCCGAAGAAAGGGGATTGTTTGAAAAACTGAAGAAACTATCTGACACAAAAACGAATACTTATGTTTAA
- a CDS encoding N-acetylmuramoyl-L-alanine amidase: MKSTLLLLLTGCVLFFPVRSSCQKAGGDRYKIKTVVIDPGHGGKDPGALGYSTAREKDVVLKVGLKLGQYIQEVFPDVRVIYTRQKDEFVELHERARIANEAKADLFISIHCNASPSPAAYGTEIYVLGLHRTEDNLAVAKRENSVIMMEDNYMDHYEGFDPSSPEGYIIFSMFQDVNLKQSIEFASLVDEQFGERVHRKSRGVHQAGFMVLYKTTMPSILIELGFLTNKNEEAFLASEDGITYMASAIFRAFKQYKQNYEAVISDEGIAKSKPAETTSVVPVVQTYENEPIIFKVQFLVSKSRMEQLDGRYRVIRDFEIEPMGPNAYRYLTGNFSDYKEAAMYLGELRDKGIKDAFVVAYKGAKRISIQEAIVQQ; this comes from the coding sequence GTGAAAAGCACCCTTCTATTATTGTTAACAGGTTGCGTTTTGTTTTTCCCTGTACGCAGCAGCTGCCAGAAAGCGGGAGGTGACCGCTATAAAATAAAGACTGTAGTGATAGATCCCGGTCATGGAGGTAAAGACCCGGGTGCACTGGGTTATTCCACAGCACGGGAGAAGGACGTAGTGCTGAAGGTAGGCCTTAAACTGGGGCAATATATACAGGAGGTTTTTCCGGATGTCCGGGTGATTTATACCCGCCAGAAAGATGAGTTTGTGGAGTTGCATGAGCGTGCCCGCATTGCCAATGAAGCAAAAGCAGATCTGTTTATATCCATTCACTGCAACGCCTCTCCATCTCCGGCTGCATATGGCACAGAAATATACGTGTTGGGGCTGCATCGCACTGAAGATAATCTGGCTGTAGCCAAGCGGGAAAATTCCGTTATCATGATGGAAGATAACTACATGGATCATTATGAAGGTTTTGACCCCTCATCTCCTGAGGGGTACATTATTTTTTCCATGTTTCAGGATGTTAACCTGAAACAAAGCATAGAATTTGCCTCTCTGGTGGATGAGCAGTTTGGGGAGCGGGTACATCGCAAAAGCCGTGGAGTGCACCAGGCCGGTTTTATGGTGCTTTATAAAACAACCATGCCCAGCATTCTTATTGAACTGGGTTTTCTTACCAACAAAAACGAAGAGGCCTTTCTTGCTTCTGAAGACGGGATAACCTATATGGCTTCGGCAATTTTTCGGGCGTTCAAGCAATATAAACAAAACTATGAAGCAGTTATTTCCGATGAGGGAATTGCAAAAAGCAAGCCCGCTGAAACTACCTCCGTTGTTCCTGTTGTCCAGACGTACGAGAATGAACCTATCATTTTCAAAGTGCAGTTTCTTGTATCCAAAAGCCGTATGGAACAGTTGGATGGCCGTTATCGGGTGATTCGGGATTTTGAAATTGAGCCGATGGGTCCCAATGCCTATCGTTATCTTACCGGCAATTTCTCTGACTACAAAGAGGCGGCTATGTATCTGGGTGAACTCCGGGATAAAGGCATAAAAGATGCTTTTGTAGTGGCCTATAAAGGGGCAAAGAGAATTTCCATTCAGGAGGCCATTGTGCAGCAATAA
- a CDS encoding glucose-1-phosphate thymidylyltransferase produces MELPNLILFDDPTIRGNLMPFTFTRPVSEIRIGILTITEKWELLLKQKASFLTVHYLSEKYPLQQKEHNLYINGSVLPDASLVEALGTLKSGEWLTSGNTIIAQAGHAFLSAPSASTKKREYTQPYLQIKNLWDIFTLNGRAIEADFKYITRGRSSQPADPTNQVIGAENIFIEPGAKVKCSVLNAETGCIFIGKDAEVMEGSLLRGPLALCEHATVKMGAKIYGATTIGPAVKAGGEINNSVFLGFCNKAHDGFIGNSVIGEWCNIGADSNNSNLKNNYAPVKLWHYPSRSFIDTGLQFCGLFMGDHSKCGINTMFNTGTVVGFSCNIFGAGFPRTFIPSFSWGGPAGFVRYQLDKAMETAERMMARRGLHLSAVDIAIWKHIYEQQTLDL; encoded by the coding sequence ATGGAACTTCCCAATCTTATCCTCTTTGACGACCCGACAATACGAGGCAATCTGATGCCCTTTACCTTTACGCGCCCTGTTTCAGAAATACGTATTGGCATTCTTACCATTACCGAAAAATGGGAGCTGTTGCTGAAGCAAAAAGCATCTTTCCTTACGGTTCACTACCTGTCAGAAAAATACCCTTTGCAACAGAAAGAGCACAACCTGTATATAAACGGTTCGGTGCTCCCCGATGCATCTTTAGTTGAAGCCCTCGGCACGCTCAAATCCGGAGAATGGCTCACCTCCGGCAACACAATTATAGCCCAGGCAGGCCATGCCTTTTTATCCGCTCCCTCCGCAAGCACAAAAAAACGGGAATACACCCAACCCTATCTTCAAATTAAAAACCTCTGGGACATTTTTACCCTAAATGGCCGTGCCATAGAAGCGGATTTCAAATACATCACCCGGGGACGTAGTTCTCAACCGGCAGACCCCACCAACCAAGTCATTGGCGCAGAAAACATTTTTATTGAGCCGGGAGCCAAAGTGAAATGCTCTGTTCTGAATGCCGAAACCGGCTGCATTTTCATTGGCAAAGATGCCGAAGTGATGGAAGGCTCCCTTTTGCGCGGACCCCTTGCCCTCTGCGAACATGCCACCGTAAAAATGGGAGCCAAAATTTACGGGGCAACCACTATAGGTCCCGCTGTCAAAGCAGGCGGAGAAATCAATAATTCGGTTTTTTTGGGGTTTTGCAATAAGGCTCACGATGGGTTTATCGGAAACTCCGTTATTGGCGAATGGTGTAACATAGGAGCAGATTCCAATAACTCCAACCTGAAAAACAACTATGCTCCCGTAAAACTCTGGCACTATCCTTCCCGCAGTTTTATAGATACCGGTTTGCAATTTTGTGGCCTCTTTATGGGAGACCACTCCAAGTGCGGAATTAATACAATGTTCAACACAGGCACTGTGGTGGGTTTTTCGTGTAATATTTTCGGTGCCGGCTTTCCCCGTACATTCATTCCGTCCTTTTCCTGGGGAGGGCCTGCCGGCTTTGTCCGCTATCAACTTGACAAGGCCATGGAAACGGCAGAACGCATGATGGCACGCAGGGGATTACATCTTTCTGCTGTAGATATTGCTATCTGGAAACATATCTATGAACAACAGACTCTTGACTTATGA